In Chiloscyllium plagiosum isolate BGI_BamShark_2017 chromosome 26, ASM401019v2, whole genome shotgun sequence, one genomic interval encodes:
- the LOC122563104 gene encoding pepsin A-like, with the protein MKWLLVALACIQLSECVIRMPLIKGKSARDVLQEKGLLEEFLMKHPYDLCSKYQVPYCTQSLDTTEPMINYLDLSYYGAISIGNPPQSFTVIFDTGSSNLWVPSVYCSEQSCTMHHRFNPSASSTYHSNNQGVSIQYGTGAMNGILGYDTVRISNINIRNQEFGLSTSEPGGFFSYVKFDGILGMGYPSLAASGATTVFENLMSQHLVDEPLFSVYLTRQDGASGSEIVFGGIDSSHYTGQIHWVPVTREAYWQILIDRVTINGQVVACSGGCPAIVDTGTSLLVGPSTPINTIQQYIGATPDYYGQDTISCNNLYNMPNVVFTINGVDFPLPPQAYTLQSTYNNQRSCMSGFGVTGGSLWILGDIFIGEYYSIFDVGNNRVGLAKAA; encoded by the exons ATGAAGTGGCTACTAGTCGCCCTCGCTTGTATCCAGCTCTCGGAATGTGTGATCAG AATGCCTTTGATTAAGGGCAAATCTGCCCGTGATGTTCTCCAGGAGAAAGGGCTGCtggaagaattcctgatgaaacatCCATATGATCTCTGCTCAAAATATCAAGTGCCCTACTGCACCCAATCTCTGGATACAACGGAACCAATGATTAACTACCTGGAT TTGTCATACTATGGAGCAATCAGCATTGGGAATCCACCACAGAGTTTCACCGTCATCTTTGACACTGGCTCATCCAATCTCTGGGTCCCTTCAGTTTACTGCTCTGAACAGTCATGCA CAATGCATCACAGATTCAATCCCAGTGCATCTTCAACATATCATTCCAACAACCAGGGTGTATCTATCCAGTATGGTACCGGCGCCATGAATGGAATATTGGGATATGACACTGTCAGA ATTTCAAACATCAATATCCGCAATCAAGAATTTGGTCTCAGCACTAGTGAACCCGGTGGCTTCTTTTCCTACGTGAAGTTTGATGGAATTCTGGGCATGGGCTACCCATCTCTTGCAGCATCAGGAGCGACAACTGTATTTGAGAACTTAATGTCTCAGCATCTGGTGGATGAGCCTCTCTTTTCTGTCTACCTGACCAG ACAGGATGGTGCATCTGGAAGTGAAATTGTGTTTGGTGGAATTGACTCAAGTCACTACACAGGTCAAATTCACTGGGTTCCCGTCACTCGTGAGGCCTACTGGCAAATCCTCATTGACCG GGTGACAATCAATGGGCAGGTTGTGGCCTGCAGTGGAGGTTGTCCAGCCATTGTTGACACTGGCACTTCTCTCCTTGTTGGTCCCAGCACACCCATCAACACCATTCAGCAGTACATTGGAGCAACTCCAGATTACTATGGCCAG GACACCATAAGCTGTAACAATCTGTACAACATGCCCAATGTGGTCTTCACAATCAATGGAGTCGACTTCCCCCTTCCTCCACAAGCCTACACTTTGCAG AGCACTTACAACAACCAAAGAAGCTGCATGAGTGGATTTGGTGTTACTGGTGGAAGCCTCTGGATTCTGGGAGATATTTTCATTGGGGAATATTATTCCATTTTCGACGTGGGGAACAACCGTGTGGGCTTGGCTAAAGCTGCTTAA